In Doryrhamphus excisus isolate RoL2022-K1 chromosome 7, RoL_Dexc_1.0, whole genome shotgun sequence, one genomic interval encodes:
- the LOC131132127 gene encoding G-protein coupled receptor 135 yields the protein MWDNNTNPASAGVARVVSSVSGLVTTTPEAMVSSGGNVTSFKAPGGHGAPTPSVLSAAETNTVLKGFMVAAQALVLLSIFLLSSLGNFAVLIVIIKHRQLQTVTNAFIMSLSMSDFLTAVLCLPFSFVMLFSRDGVWMFGDGFCVANGFFNTCFGIVSTLTMTLISLDRYYAIVRQPQAKIGRPKATKLLVAVWLAAVVFSLPWYLVTQRPKEIHKQGFYHCMYVFHSGSSHTGGAYSICLIIVCFLLPFSLMCFCHYNICKTVRLSEIRVRPVTTYAYLLRFYSEMRTATTVLIMIVFIIFCWGPYCLMGLISAFGDYTFTPVMDTAAIWLAWANGAINPLIYALRNPNISMLLGRRREGGYRTRNIAPYLSSRAQNRDICLTQVEKIRGRYLSRVGMSHNSRLSSSSPGKGAGAEVTMWACKNPAVFFCRDAPPGSTAPPAVVSAPTMKTADTSL from the exons ATGTGGGACAACAACACCAACCCAGCCAGCGCTGGCGTAGCAAG GGTCGTCTCCTCGGTCAGTGGCCTGGTGACGACCACCCCAGAGGCCATGGTATCGAGCGGCGGGAATGTAACTTCGTTCAAAGCCCCGGGGGGTCATGGGGCACCGACACCTTCGGTGCTGAGCGCCGCCGAGACTAACACTGTCCTGAAGGGCTTTATGGTGGCAGCTCAGGCACTGGTACTCCTCTCCATTTTCCTTCTCTCCAGCCTGGGTAATTTTGCCGTCTTGATTGTCATCATCAAACACCGGCAGCTCCAGACGGTGACCAACGCTTTCATTATGTCTCTGTCCATGTCCGACTTCCTCACAGCCGTCCTATGCCTGCCCTTCTCCTTTGTCATGCTCTTCAGTAGGGACGGGGTCTGGATGTTTGGGGATGGTTTCTGTGTGGCCAACGGGTTTTTCAACACCTGCTTTGGCATCGTGTCTACCTTGACTATGACTTTGATCTCGTTGGACAGGTACTACGCCATCGTCAGGCAGCCACAGGCTAAAATCGGGCGACCCAAAGCCACTAAGTTGTTAGTCGCCGTTTGGTTAGCTGCAGTTGTCTTCTCCCTTCCGTGGTATCTGGTCACACAAAGGCCGAAAGAAATCCACAAGCAGGGTTTCTACCACTGCATGTACGTTTTCCACTCCGGGAGCTCCCACACGGGTGGAGCTTATAGCATCTGTCTtatcattgtgtgttttttactgCCCTTTTCGCTGATGTGTTTCTGTCATTACAACATCTGTAAGACAGTCCGCCTCTCGGAAATACGAGTCAGACCTGTGACTACGTACGCGTACTTGCTGAGGTTCTACAGCGAGATGCGCACGGCCACCACCGTCCTCATTATGattgttttcatcattttttgctGGGGGCCGTATTGTTTAATGGGGCTGATCAGCGCATTTGGAGACTACACTTTCACCCCTGTGATGGACACAGCTGCCATTTGGCTGGCTTGGGCCAATGGAGCCATCAACCCCCTCATCTACGCCCTGAGGAACCCCAACATATCCATGCTGCTGGGGCGCAGGAGAGAGGGGGGCTACCGCACCAGAAATATCGCACCGTACTTGTCCAGCCGCGCCCAGAACCGGGACATTTGTCTTACTCAGGTGGAGAAGATCAGGGGTCGCTACTTGAGTCGAGTGGGAATGAGTCATAACAGCAGACTGTCCAGTTCAAGTCCGGGCAAAGGAGCGGGGGCGGAGGTTACAATGTGGGCCTGCAAAAACCCTGCCGTCTTTTTCTGCAGGGATGCCCCCCCGGGTAGCACGGCGCCCCCCGCCGTTGTCAGCGCGCCGACAATGAAGACAGCCGACACCAGTCTGTAA